A section of the Oncorhynchus gorbuscha isolate QuinsamMale2020 ecotype Even-year linkage group LG06, OgorEven_v1.0, whole genome shotgun sequence genome encodes:
- the LOC124038500 gene encoding sorting nexin-5-like gives MTSTLDDSEKEKARSVSVDLNNDASLLIDIPDALCERDKVKFTVHTKTTLSTFQKPDFSVPRQHEDFIWLHDALVETEDYAGLIIPPAPPKPDFESPREKMHKLGEGEATMTKEEYTKMKQELEAEYLAVFKKTVQVHEVFLQRLSSHPILSKDRNFQIFLEYDQDLSVRRKNAKETFGSFFKNMVKSADEVIISGIKEVDDFFEQEKTFLLDYSSKIKDSTARAEKMTRSHKNVADDYIHISATLNSLSVEDNTALKKHLEKFADLFEKLRKVEGRVASDEELKLTELLRYYMLDIQAAKDLLYRRARALADYENSNKALDKARLKSKDITQAEEHQQQCLQKFDKLSESGKRELTSFKGRRVVAFRKNLIEMAELEIKHAKNNMALLQGCIELLKSN, from the exons ATGACATCTACTCTTGATGATAGCGAAAAAGAAAAG GCACGCTCTGTGTCTGTGGACCTTAACAACGACGCTTCTCTCCTCATCGACATTCCTGATGCACTCTGTGAACGTGACAAAGTCAAGTTCACTGTCCACACCAAG ACCACTCTGAGCACCTTCCAGAAGCCAGACTTCTCTGTTCCTAGGCAACATGAGGACTTTATCTGGCTCCATGACGCGCTGGTTGAGACTGAGGACTACGCTGGGCTCATT ATCCCTCCAGCCCCCCCGAAGCCAGACTTCGAGAGCCCAAGGGAGAAGATGCATaagctgggagagggagaagcCACCATGACCAAGGAGGAATACACCAAGATGAAGCAGGAGTTAGAGGC tgagTACCTGGCTGTATTTAAGAAGACTGTACAAGTCCACGAGGTATTCCTGCAGCGACTATCTTCTCACCCGATCCTGAGCAAGGACAGAAACTTCCAGATATTCCTGGAGTATGACCAGGAT CTGAGCGTACGAAGGAAGAACGCCAAGGAGACGTTTGGGAGTTTCTTTAAGAACATGGTCAAGAGTGCTGACGAGGTCATCATCTCTGGGATAAAG GAAGTAGATGATTTCTTTGAGCAGGAGAAGACCTTCCTGCTTGATTATTCGTCCAAGATCAAAGACTCCACTGCCAGGGCAGAGAAGATGACCCGCTCTCACAAAA ATGTTGCTGATGATTACATCCACATCTCTGCCACTTTGAACAGTCTCTCTGTCGAAGACAACACCGCACTTAAAAA GCACCTTGAGAAGTTTGCAGACCTGTTTGAGAAACTAAGG AAAGTGGAGGGCAGAGTGGCGTCAGACGAGGAGCTGAAGCTCACGGAGCTGCTCCGTTACTACATGCTGGACATCCAGGCAGCCAAG GACCTGTTGTACAGGCGGGCCCGGGCCCTGGCTGACTATGAGAACAGTAACAAGGCCCTGGACAAGGCCCGGCTGAAGAGTAAAGACATCACCCAGGCTGAGGAGCACCAACAACAGTGTCTGCAGAAGTTTGACAAGCTCTCTGAGTCTGGAAAAAGAG AGCTGACCAGTTTTAAGGGCAGGAGAGTGGTGGCTTTCCGTAAGAACCTAATAGAGATGGCTGAACTGGAGATCAAACACGCCAAG AACAACATGGCACTGCTGCAGGGCTGCATTGAGCTTCTCAAGAGCAACTGa